The Campylobacter sp. MIT 12-8780 genome has a window encoding:
- a CDS encoding TRL-like family protein produces MKKTLLVAATAATFFTACATTHPVGMAFTNAKLPVEATSSVGASKEGRATCKSILALVAIDDCSVATAAKNGGITQIQSVDYEVNNILGIYGTYTTIVKGK; encoded by the coding sequence ATGAAAAAGACTTTACTTGTGGCAGCTACAGCTGCGACTTTCTTTACAGCTTGTGCGACAACTCACCCTGTTGGTATGGCTTTTACAAACGCAAAGCTTCCAGTTGAAGCGACTTCAAGCGTAGGTGCTTCTAAGGAAGGAAGAGCAACTTGCAAGAGTATTTTGGCTTTGGTGGCTATTGATGATTGCTCAGTTGCGACAGCAGCGAAAAATGGCGGTATCACTCAAATTCAAAGTGTGGATTATGAAGTTAATAACATACTTGGAATTTATGGCACTTACACAACTATCGTAAAGGGTAAATAA
- a CDS encoding PBP1A family penicillin-binding protein, with translation MTKIFKFLFSLVLLLVLAGGIYVFVLFSNAGVENYIFKDFKPNLTTQIFDRNGKLIANIFDKEHRFYANYDELPPRLIEALVAIEDTAFFEHDGVNIDAIARAVIKMIQAGRAVEGASTLTQQLIKNTELTPEKTITRKIKEALLAYKLENELSKEQIIERYLNHIFFGHGYYGVKTAARGYFRKELDSLSLKEIAILVGLPKAPSSYDPTRNLNLSLSRANAVVQRMFNLGWISEAEYKQALAEVPTIYDDTLTQNAAPYVVDEVIKRLSPTLPDLKSAGYNIELNIDLNVQELAQNALKFGYDEIVKRDKDANLSVLNGAMVVMDHQNGDVLALVGGVDYNKSNFNRATQSLRQPGSTFKPFVYQIAIDLGYNPMSEVADISRVFEGADGEKDWKPSNLGGSLQGLVTLKDALTRSRNLATINLALDIGLDVLYQRMLAFGFSDKIPADLSIVLGSFGISPLDFAKFYSMFGNYGVIEEPLIIKNVKNANDEIILSFESNATKVAEPEQVFLTLDMMKNVVNRGTGSNARVAGIEVAGKTGTSNESIDTWFVGITPEIEALIWYGNDNNKPLKRIEGGARTAAPVFKAFLSEYIKLYPQTKRVFSVPDKVKKGMYNGQSEYYTPKSPFPQKSIHSLGEDEMLF, from the coding sequence ATGACGAAAATATTTAAATTTTTATTTTCTTTGGTTTTGCTTCTGGTTTTAGCAGGAGGCATTTATGTGTTTGTTTTGTTTTCAAATGCTGGAGTTGAAAACTACATTTTTAAAGACTTTAAGCCAAATTTAACCACGCAAATCTTTGATCGAAATGGCAAACTTATAGCCAATATCTTTGATAAAGAGCATCGCTTTTATGCAAATTATGATGAGCTTCCACCAAGACTGATTGAAGCCTTAGTAGCTATAGAAGATACGGCTTTTTTTGAGCATGATGGGGTAAATATAGACGCTATTGCTAGGGCTGTGATTAAGATGATACAAGCTGGACGAGCAGTTGAGGGAGCTTCAACGCTTACGCAACAGCTTATCAAAAATACCGAGCTTACTCCAGAAAAAACCATTACACGAAAGATTAAAGAAGCCTTGCTTGCATACAAGCTAGAAAATGAACTCAGCAAAGAACAAATCATCGAACGTTATTTAAATCATATCTTTTTTGGACATGGATATTATGGGGTTAAAACTGCTGCTAGAGGGTATTTTAGAAAAGAACTTGATAGCTTAAGCTTAAAAGAAATCGCTATACTTGTAGGCTTGCCAAAAGCCCCAAGCTCCTATGATCCAACAAGGAATTTAAATCTTTCTCTTTCAAGGGCAAATGCTGTAGTGCAAAGGATGTTTAACCTTGGCTGGATCAGCGAAGCTGAATACAAACAAGCCTTAGCCGAAGTGCCGACAATTTATGATGATACGCTCACTCAAAACGCAGCTCCTTATGTGGTTGATGAAGTGATTAAAAGGCTCAGCCCTACCCTGCCTGATCTTAAAAGTGCTGGTTATAACATAGAACTTAACATAGACTTAAACGTGCAAGAACTTGCTCAAAATGCTTTAAAATTTGGCTATGATGAGATAGTAAAACGCGATAAGGATGCAAATTTAAGCGTGTTAAATGGGGCTATGGTGGTGATGGATCATCAAAATGGCGATGTTTTAGCCCTTGTTGGTGGGGTTGATTACAATAAAAGTAATTTTAACAGAGCCACTCAAAGCTTAAGACAGCCCGGAAGCACCTTTAAACCTTTTGTATATCAAATCGCCATTGATCTAGGTTATAATCCTATGAGCGAGGTTGCTGACATCTCTCGTGTATTTGAAGGAGCAGATGGAGAAAAAGACTGGAAACCAAGCAATCTTGGCGGAAGCTTGCAAGGACTTGTTACGCTTAAAGATGCTCTAACGCGTTCAAGAAATCTTGCGACTATAAATTTAGCCCTTGATATAGGACTTGATGTGCTTTATCAAAGAATGCTTGCCTTTGGCTTTTCTGATAAAATTCCAGCTGATTTAAGCATAGTGCTTGGAAGTTTTGGAATTTCACCTTTAGATTTTGCTAAGTTTTATTCTATGTTTGGAAATTACGGCGTTATTGAAGAGCCTCTTATCATTAAAAATGTTAAAAACGCCAATGATGAGATCATTTTAAGCTTTGAAAGCAATGCTACAAAAGTCGCTGAGCCTGAACAAGTCTTTTTAACGCTTGATATGATGAAAAATGTTGTCAATCGCGGCACTGGTAGCAATGCTAGAGTAGCTGGCATAGAAGTAGCTGGAAAAACTGGCACGAGCAATGAAAGTATAGATACTTGGTTTGTAGGCATTACTCCAGAGATTGAAGCACTCATTTGGTACGGCAATGACAATAACAAACCACTTAAAAGGATAGAAGGTGGTGCAAGAACAGCTGCTCCTGTGTTTAAAGCTTTTCTAAGTGAGTATATCAAACTTTATCCACAAACAAAACGCGTATTTAGCGTGCCAGATAAGGTAAAAAAAGGTATGTATAACGGACAAAGTGAATACTACACACCCAAATCACCATTCCCGCAAAAAAGCATACATTCGCTTGGCGAAGATGAGATGCTCTTTTAA